A single window of Lutzomyia longipalpis isolate SR_M1_2022 chromosome 1, ASM2433408v1 DNA harbors:
- the LOC129785871 gene encoding acyl-CoA Delta-9 desaturase, whose protein sequence is MPPSISKSPLLEENLTTSDVRQRKNDCNDNPLNVDGKEEIKGEESSTNYTDFKPEIRWPDLIVQIFIHAGALYGFYLMFSIKFYSFLWFIALIYGSGFGITAGAHRLWSHKAYKAKLPLRLLLVFLFTIAGQRDAYTWAHDHRVHHKYSETDSDPHNAKRGFFFAHVGWLFLTPHPNVVDKRKTIDMSDLEADPIVMWHKRLYVPLFALFTIILPVAVPWYFWGEDLWLCFWTMFNLRFCTTLNIAFFVNSAAHMWGQRPYDKNINPAENIGVAVAALGEGWHNYHHVFPWDYKTGELGNYTLNPTTGFIDFFAKVGWAFERKSVSPDMIARRAARCGDGTHFLNSEEAHKDAVWGYGDKDIPSDDEVELRSMQ, encoded by the exons ATGCCACCCAGTATTTCCAAATCACCTCTACTTGAAGAGAACCTAACAACCAGTGATGTGCGTCAGAGGAAGAATGATTGCAACGACAATCCATTGAATGTTGACGGAAAGGAGGAGATCAAAGGCGAGGAATCTTCCACAAACTACACAGACTTCAAGCCCGAAATCAGATGGCCcgatctcattgtgcaaattttcatcCACGCAGGTGCCCTCTATGGGTTCTACTTGATGTTCTCCATCAAATTCTATTCATTTCTATGGT TCATAGCTTTAATATACGGGTCGGGCTTCGGAATTACTGCTGGTGCCCACAGACTATGGTCACACAAAGCTTACAAAGCTAAGTTACCACTACGACTGCTTCTTGTGTTCCTCTTCACAATTGCTGGACAA AGGGACGCCTACACGTGGGCCCACGATCACAGGGTACACCACAAGTATTCAGAGACAGACTCTGATCCACACAATGCCAAAAGAGGCTTTTTCTTTGCACACGTAGGGTGGCTCTTCCTTACTCCTCACCCAAATGTCGTTGACAAGAGGAAAACCATTGATATGAGCGATCTGGAGGCTGATCCCATTGTTATGTGGCACAAACGCCTTTACGTGCCACTATTTGCTCTCTTTACTATCATTCTGCCAGTAGCTGTGCCGTGGTACTTCTGGGGAGAGGATCTCTGGCTATGCTTTTGGACAATGTTCAATCTTCGCTTCTGCACAACGCTCAATATTGCCTTTTTCGTTAACAGCGCTGCTCACATGTGGGGCCAGAGACCGTATGATAa aaaCATCAATCCAGCTGAGAATATTGGTGTAGCAGTTGCGGCACTTGGTGAAGGATGGCATAATTATCACCACGTTTTTCCTTGGGATTACAAAACGGGCGAGCTTGGAAATTACACTCTGAATCCCACAACAGGCTTCATTGACTTTTTCGCCAAAGTCGGTTGGGCTTTTGAAC gTAAATCCGTCTCCCCTGACATGATTGCCAGAAGAGCCGCCag ATGTGGTGACGGTACACACTTCCTTAATTCAGAAGAGGCTCACAAGGATGCAGTTTGGGGCTATGGAGACAAGGATATTCCGTCAGATGATGAAGTTGAGCTGCGATCAatgcaataa
- the LOC129787192 gene encoding uncharacterized protein LOC129787192: MAAASSGNGSPTANRFGPLDTGQEDFPLLSAKGKRKRMTKTLELDRVFYESNNKRFLVAESENEGDFLGISYFKVKRSLDKAAGKIPFFQPLANGKLLIQASNEDQAKKLMAVKEIDGKTVKFSMHQTLNQSKGIIACFAFTKLSDEELKTELAAFNVTEVKRIKRKVTEDGTSLLKDTGSFILTFNQPTLPKELNAYYHALRVRPYIPNPMRCQKCQKYGHHEKKCRAKEAICGICSLPKHDGQCNGPAKCANCGEEHVSWNRKCRIFREEFDIQRIRVTEKISYVAAKKVHKERKRTDTSYAEALRGRRAEQAPTMTNRQQPNAYQRRTLPSGERMESESAGNLNSGERGLVFRFQANKENVDIAKAERNSPFSRTTEEQHPTTESITTHTATPHQSTPGAHAPAVDFGVPSGNAGTDSGDLGSTGKLITQSSSILYNPDEMELN; the protein is encoded by the coding sequence ATGGCCGCTGCCAGTAGCGGCAATGGCAGCCCGACGGCAAATCGCTTCGGGCCGCTCGACACAGGGCAGGAGGATTTTCCTCTCTTATCGGCAAAAGGAAAGAGGAAGAGAATGACAAAAACGCTGGAACTGGATAGAGTGTTCTATGAGAGTAACAACAAGAGATTTCTCGTCGCTGAAAGTGAGAATGAGGGTGACTTCCTTGGCATTTCATACTTTAAAGTCAAGCGATCATTGGACAAGGCTGctggaaaaattccatttttccaACCACTTGCAAACGGAAAACTACTGATTCAAGCCAGCAATGAGGACCAGGCCAAGAAACTGATGGCTGTCAAGGAAATCGATGGAAAGACAGTGAAATTCTCGATGCATCAAACGCTAAATCAGAGCAAAGGAATCATTGCATGCTTTGCATTCACTAAGCTGTCAGATGAGGAGCTGAAAACTGAATTGGCAGCATTCAATGTCACGGAGGTGAAGAGAATCAAGAGGAAAGTTACAGAAGATGGAACATCGCTGCTGAAGGACACAGGATCGTTTATCTTGACCTTCAATCAACCCACACTGCCAAAGGAGCTGAATGCCTACTACCATGCGCTCAGGGTGAGGCCATACATCCCAAACCCAATGAGATGTCAGAAATGCCAGAAATACGGCCACCACGAGAAGAAATGCAGAGCAAAGGAAGCCATCTGTGGCATTTGCTCACTACCAAAGCACGATGGACAATGCAATGGACCAGCGAAATGCGCGAATTGCGGAGAAGAACACGTTTCATGGAATCGAAAGTGTAGAATCTTTCGAGAAGAATTCGATATCCAACGAATCCGTGTGACAGAGAAAATCTCGTATGTGGCAGCAAAGAAGGTGCATAAGGAGAGGAAGAGGACGGACACCTCATACGCAGAAGCCCTGAGAGGACGTAGAGCAGAGCAAGCACCAACAATGACCAACAGACAGCAGCCCAACGCTTATCAGCGTCGCACCTTACCATCAGGAGAACGCATGGAGAGCGAATCGGCAGGGAACCTCAACAGCGGTGAAAGGGGACTTGTGTTCCGTTTCCAAGCAAACAAGGAGAACGTTGATATCGCGAAAGCTGAGAGAAACAGCCCCTTCTCCAGAACCACGGAAGAGCAACACCCGACAACCGAGAGCATCACCACACACACAGCCACCCCTCATCAGTCAACCCCCGGAGCACACGCACCGGCCGTCGACTTTGGCGTTCCATCCGGGAACGCCGGTACTGATTCCGGAGACCTTGGCTCTACAGGCAAACTCATTACGCAATCAAGCAGCATCCTATACAACCCAGACGAAATGGAacttaattaa